The stretch of DNA GGCGGTGACCACGGCGCCCTCGTCTTCGACGATCGAGGCCAACACGCCGTCCACCGGGGACGGGACTTCGAGTACGACCTTGTCGGTCTCGATGTCGACCAACACCTCGTCTCGGGTGACCGCCTCACCGGCCTGTTTGTGCCAGTTGATCACCGTGGCGTCCGCGACGGACTCGGGAAGTGTGGGGACGTTGATTTCGGTACTCATTGTCTGCTTACCTGCTTGGCTGAGTTCGGTTGAAACGGACGGTCAGCGGATTCAGCTGGCGCTGCCGTCGCCGCCGAGCGCCTGCTCGACGAGTTCACGTTGTTGGATGGCGTGGACGCTCGCGTAGCCCACCGCCGGCGACGGTGAGGGCGCGCGCCCGGCGTAACCGAGCGACTGCCCGTCCTGCAAGATCCGTTCGATGCGGTGGCGGATCGCGCGCCAGGCACCCTGGTTGCGCGGTTCCTCCTGGCACCAGAGCACGTCTTTCGCGTTCGGGTAGGACCGGATGGCAGCCTCGACCTCGGAGTACGGGAAGGGGTAGAGCTGCTCCACCCGCACGATCGCGACGTTCTCGCGGCCCTGTTCGCGCCGGGCTTCGAGGATGTCGTAATAGACCTTGCCGGCACACAGCAGGACGCGGTCGACGTTCTCTGGTGTGGGGTTGTCGATGTCGCCGATGACCGGCTGGAACTGGCCGTCGGTCAGCTCGTCGAGCGTCGACACCGCGAGGCGGTGCCGCAACAGGCTCTTGGGCGTGAACACGATCAGCGGCCGGCGCAGCGGGCGAACCATCTGCTGGCGCAACATGTGGAAACACTGGGCCGGCGTGGAGGGCATCATGACCTGCATGTTGTCCTCGGCACAGAGCTGCAAAAAGCGCTCGACCCGCGCCGAGCTGTGCTCCGGGCCCTGGCCCTCGTAGCCGTGTGGCAGCAGCAGTGTCAGGCCGCAGAGCCGACCCCATTTCGCCTCGCCCGAGGAGATGAACTGGTCGATCACCATCTGCGCGCCGTTGGCGAAGTCGCCGAACTGGGCTTCCCAGATCACGAGGGTGCGGGGGTCGTGGGTGGCGTAGCCGTACTCGAAGGCCATGACCGCTTCTTCCGAAAGCACCGAGTCGATGACCAGGAAGCGCGGTTGGTTGTGGCCGAGGTTGCGCAGCGGTACGTAGGTGCTGCCGTCGACCTGGCTGTGCAGCACGGCGTGGCGGTGGAAGAACGTGCCCCGGCCGCAATCCTGCCCGGTGATGCGCACGCGGTAGTCGTCGTCGGCGAGCGTCGCGTAGGCGAGATTCTCGGCGTAGCCCCAGTCCATCGGCACGGCGCCGGCGGTCATCTTGCGGCGGTCTTCGTAGATCTTGGCGACGCGCGGGTGCAACTTGTGGCCGTCTGGCACCGTGGTCATCGCTTCGCCGAGCCGCTTGAGGTCGGCGGCGTTGACACGGGTGTCGCCGGGCGTGCGCCAGTCGGTCACGCCGACGTAGGGCGACCAGTCGACCACCACGCCCGCCGTCTTGGACATGGTGTTGTCCTTGATCAGCGGCGCGATGGTCTTGCCGTCGTCGAGCGCGTCGCGCATCGCAGAGACGCGCGCGTCGCCGTCACCCACCGGCAAGACACCCGCGGCCTCGAGCTGTTGCGCGTAGAGTTTTCGCGTGGTCGGCAGCTTGCGGATGACCTTGTACATCTCGGGCTGCGTGGCGGACGGTTCGTCGGCCTCGTTGTGGCCGTGGCGGCGGTAGCAGACGAGGTCGATGACCACGTCCTTCTTGAACTGCATGCGGAAGTCGAGCGCCACCTGCGTCACGAACAGCACCGCTTCCGGGTCGTCGCCGTTGACGTGGAAAATCGGCGCGTTGATCATTTTCGCGACGTCGGTGCAATACTCGGTCGAGCGCGCGTCTTCGAGGTTGGAGGTGGTGAAACCGATCTGGTTGTTCACCACGATGTGCA from Pseudomonadota bacterium encodes:
- a CDS encoding 2-oxoglutarate dehydrogenase E1 component; translation: MLKALQSTSLLAGGNAAWLEQQYENYLRDPNSVEAAWRDYFEKLPLVNGSARDIPHSDVRAHFSNLARHSGRRPASSISAEGLNHAHKQIGVTQLINAYRVRGHQLAKIDPLGRNRKKHENVREVELHEYGLSAADSDTQFSTPALHGVEGATLAQIVDRLEQTYCSSVGYEFMYVDHTTQKEWLLQRIESVSGKPTFTAEQQTWLLDRLTAAEGLEKYLHSKYVGQKRFSLEGGESLIVILSELVRRTGESGVKELVIGMSHRGRLNVLVNIMGKNPEDLFSEFEGKKNEALSAGDVKYHMGFSSDLQMENGHDIHLTLAFNPSHLEIVSPVVEGSVRSRQDSHGDAQGDQVVPVVVHGDAAFAGQGVVMETFNMAESRGYSTKGTVHIVVNNQIGFTTSNLEDARSTEYCTDVAKMINAPIFHVNGDDPEAVLFVTQVALDFRMQFKKDVVIDLVCYRRHGHNEADEPSATQPEMYKVIRKLPTTRKLYAQQLEAAGVLPVGDGDARVSAMRDALDDGKTIAPLIKDNTMSKTAGVVVDWSPYVGVTDWRTPGDTRVNAADLKRLGEAMTTVPDGHKLHPRVAKIYEDRRKMTAGAVPMDWGYAENLAYATLADDDYRVRITGQDCGRGTFFHRHAVLHSQVDGSTYVPLRNLGHNQPRFLVIDSVLSEEAVMAFEYGYATHDPRTLVIWEAQFGDFANGAQMVIDQFISSGEAKWGRLCGLTLLLPHGYEGQGPEHSSARVERFLQLCAEDNMQVMMPSTPAQCFHMLRQQMVRPLRRPLIVFTPKSLLRHRLAVSTLDELTDGQFQPVIGDIDNPTPENVDRVLLCAGKVYYDILEARREQGRENVAIVRVEQLYPFPYSEVEAAIRSYPNAKDVLWCQEEPRNQGAWRAIRHRIERILQDGQSLGYAGRAPSPSPAVGYASVHAIQQRELVEQALGGDGSAS